In the genome of Lactuca sativa cultivar Salinas chromosome 3, Lsat_Salinas_v11, whole genome shotgun sequence, the window agggtcggatttgggtgtcgtataCAGGCGGAGCGCGCACCACCTTGATGGAGGAGCCGCATAAATtgagattttcgatccatcccgaggcaattaagatgtatttggatttgaagtgggattattggtggccatgtatgaagagggatgtagcatcgtttgttgagaggtgcttaacctgtcgcagggttaaggctgagcactagCGACCGCATGGCTTGTTGCAGCCAGtggaggttccccaatggaagtgggaacaaatttctatggatttcatcaccaagttgccgaggaccgcgaggggtatcgatgcaatttgggtgatcgtcgaccggctgacgaagagccctcactttcttgctatcagtgagagctcttctgctgagaggctagcatagttgtatgtgagggaggtggtagcgcggcatggagtgctggtatcgattgtatcagatcgggaTGTACATTTTACTTCCATGTCCTGGAAAAAATTCCACGAGGAGCTGGGAAGGAGgatgcatttcagtaccgcttaccatccacagacggacggacagagtgagcggacgattcagacgctcgaggacatgcttcaggcatgtgtgttggacttcggaggaagttgggatacgtatctgcctttggctaaggtttcctataacaatagccaccattcgagcattggtatgcctccctttgagttgttgtatgggaggaggtgttggaaTCCCATTTGTTAGAAGAGGTAGGGCagtgagtgatgggcagcactgagatagtgcttcagaagacagagcagatacaacaggttagacagagattgctgacggcccagagtcgccagaagagttatgccgataggCTTTGATCAGAGCTTGAGTTTCATgttggagattttgtactcctgaaggtgtctccttggaaatgagtgatccgattcatgaaaagggacaagttggggccccggtacattcgACCGTTCAGGGTGATTGCGAGGGTGGGTAGAgtagcatatcgattggagctagctgcagagttgagccagattcatgataccttccacgtgtctcagttgaggaagtgtatagctgacgagtcggcagtggtgccattggaggatatccaggtggacgcgggtctgaattatgtcgagagaccgatcgcgatcttggactggaaggtcaaggttctgaggaacaaggaggtgcctctggttcaggtccagtgacagcatcggagggggtccgagctgacttgggagccgtaGTCCGAGATGCTAGAGCAGCATCCATAGTTGTTttcagcatgagacttcgagggcaaagtatggttctagtgggggagaattgtaacatcccgaaattcaggtaaatcTATTTAGCCCTTtcattttgtcaagttgtcaagattgGTCCCTTGAGTGAGTTCTTGTGACAAATGAGTACGTTGTGTGTACTGgcgggtacgctgcgcgtactcatgcgcttattttggatgcagactcgcctgggtacgctgggcgtacccagggttacgttgggcgtaacgggtccagatgcaaaccctaaatctttggcttgtgcactatttaaagaatgctaaggctcatttctcagcctccatatcagagagtgaaccctaagagagagccttccatctTCCTTAGCTTGATTatgtgtgttttggagctaaaagtgtcttggtgtgttagtgaagaagaaggagaagagcttgtggaggctagggcttgaagtgcaagtttggatctgagatctacatagaaaggagcttcatctagaggtataaagttcaaaactttcctctttatttggtttgatATTGCATGgatcatttctagggttaaaagtcccaaaggtggagactttatgagtgtaatgtactccatATACCTATATctatcccatttcagtgatatttgtgttatagatcgataaagtttccatcttggtcgttgctatgaggtcatgcttgagttatgagctttctagagttgggaaatggaatgttatgggtgttagtcACTTGTCCaaccatgaaaaggcttaaagtcaccaattttatggattaagaggcttagaaatggtcagatctagaagttggacgtggatcttaactgtttaagacctcaaagAGCTTaaagtctgaaactgggagttatgcggggcgtaatctcacTACACGGGGCATAAGGGGTCATGCACCCCGTTTCTGTGCGGACGccgggtacacccagcgtaacccggagagttgacttttcttgacttttagggtttggtcaactttagggtctttgagccatgagaggggtaaaatggtcttttacccttctaagagtactaagagagggaatagtctaACCTTGAGaaatgtattgatttagagtgtttatttcatatgattaggcggaggctagacccgattttacagagttcgagattaccgtgttacccgaggtgagtcttctcactatactgtacctggaagggtacctatgtgtgaccggaaggtattgtatgctatgagatatatgtgctatatgctgttatgtgagatgtatgtgttatgaatgttatgtatgataaggaccggaaggtcaggaggttacggaccagaaggtcgatacgggtaggactggAAGGTTTATCGGGATtcaggacggaagtcccctgagacacttggatcggaagatcctacagggttatggcctggaaaggcgtatgtgttgtatgtggtattttggggaactcactaagcatttacgcttatagtgttgtgttatgtgtttcaggtaccagtgaggattgcgggaaggtgccgacttgatctgtacacacatgaggagcctttacatttttatgatcttggggtgtgatgttatgaattgattttgtgatacaatgatgtttttataacaattatgaataaaactgtgtttttaaaatgtgaaaaattatttgaaattttttttgggtgttacacccCATGCAAGTCAATATAAAAGTACTTTGCACAAACAAAAATAATGACAGAGATGGAAGTAAATTTGTGAGCGTAATTAATTTGTGCCTTTAATCAAATTTACATCAAAGAACCAGAATTTATAAAGTAACTTTCCAAGGTTTACATAGAAGACTTACAGTCATTGAAAGCAGAAATAGACAAATCTACTTGAATCATAAACATCGATTGTCATGCCAGAGTATCAAATCAAACAATAGCTTTATATCCGATTAGTCAAACTGTACAAATATCATTTCGTCTGAGAACATGATGAAATTATGCTTCAGATCGTAGCAAATTTCATCAAAAATAAACTATCGACATTGAATTGAAAGAAAAGTAACACGGATAAGTAACAATTGCAAGAAGATTTAACATGTAATACACATATAACCTATGACAAAGTCGTGTATGCTCTATTTTTTCCATGATATTATGACCGAGTTCCCATCGAAGAACGATGTGGAGAAGATTAAAGAGAAGGTCTCGATCATCATCATAGCTCTGAAATGAAATTTAAGGGATTACAATCAtgtaaataaatatcaaaccgcTGATTGTTAGGGATTACAATCAATCCCACTTAATCAGGGGTTAAGATTTTGATATTGTTGGTAATTCCAATTTGATATATTTGGTAATTCCAGATTACATgcattctaaaaatcatatttggtttttgaatttaaaaataaaatcccATAAAATTACACGTGTCAAGTTCTGTTTGCACCAACCCCATTCATTTACAGTTCCATCAAATTcttgaatcatcaagttttcaATTTTTGTTTGCTCTGAAGGGTCCTGTGGTGCATTTTGATTTTTGACATAGAATCTGATACTAAATGATTGTAGAGGTAAATACAAAATGATGGTGAGAACATACCTTTCCAATTAAAGAAGGTTCGATTATTGAGTTGACATTCTCCACAGCCTGACTAGTCAATAATGACATGTAAAGTTTAGTTTAGTGGGGATTATTACTTATTAGGGAGTAAAATCATATGAAGAACACATGCGTTTAGGAACAAGAGTTTTACCAACCTTCAAGACACCTTTCCAAGATAGTCAGACCCTTAATATCTTAATTCTAGGGCTTCATATATACTTGTGAATACAAAATAGAAAAAGATAAAACAGTTATAAGCTATAAGTCAAAACATCCATGATTGTAATAAAAGAATTTGTAAGAAAGTATGTTTGTATATTATACATGTTGAAGCACCGCTGGGTACTGTAGGTCTGGCCAATGTTCCATTAGAGAGCATAACATCAATTTGAAATTATTAATTTCAGTTCCCAATCGGTTTGGTTTAACAATACTCGGCAATATCAAAAtcgaacatacaaaacattcggacAGTTTCCATAGTCCATAACAAACATCCAAGGAGTCGATATACTATTGAATTTTTTAAACAGATCATATGAAGTATATGCTCTTGTTTCCAGCAAGGTTTGcaatgttctgtgtgtgtgtgttatttattaAGACCAAAAATAAGTCAAATAACTTGTAAAACTTCATATCAAAGAGACAAAGAGATCAGCTTGAATAACAGAGAGAATGAAACAGAATTATAACTACAAAGTTACAATTTGCATCAATCTTTATGAGCAGAAACAGAAAAATTCATCGAGGGTGATGAATAACATAAAGAATGGAAAGGAATCCATCCTTAATATGCATAATCGAAAGAAGCACATTGTGAATTACAAAGAAATCAAACCTCCGAAATCTCGTGACCAACATTCTGAACGTGAATGACTTTAGAAGGCTCTGTCATTTTAAATTATCCTGAAAAAAGAAATTGaactgattcatgaaaatggttCCACGTACAATATATGAAGCAATCAATTCTAAGATCCAAAAGAAAAAACGGTTGATGATTGCTAATCAAGCAAAACAAAAGATTTTGGaagtaaaaccctaaatttccatGGGGAATTGTAATAAGATAACGTGAAAAAATCAAACTGAATCTTCTTGGAAGGTGAAAACCACAGATGTAAAGGAGTGAGAACCGTAAATCTGAATAAAGGGGAATCGCACCTGAAGATGATGAATCTGAAAAACAAAATGACGATGTGTATCTATTCGATGATGACGTTTAGTTGTGTGTAGAGAAAAGTGAGGAATGAAATTGGGTATGAAACGTAAGAGGTAAGTTGAGATTTAAGACGCTTGTATATTCGACGATGACGTCATCAAAAATATCCAATGGTGGAGAAATAGGAGTGAAATAAAATTAATGATCCTTATCTCTTCCATTTAGATTTTAAAGTTCTGTTTTAATAGTATTTAGAGATTATCTAATACACTTCAAAATTAATTTACATGGATCGGGTTGATCTCTATGTTTTTGCGTTCATTTTACCGAATCTTGTAGTTAATTTATTAgataataacattttttttataattaaatgaCTAGAAGGCTATAAATTTCCACCAATACTTATTTATAATCGTTCTTTATCATGACACCAACCTTCATTCGGTCATATATCGGCCAAGACATTGTCACCACGAGACCACTTATTTTCAAACACACTTATTATGCCCACTAAGCTAAGTAATACGTTGGATTCCACATTATATGGACCGAAACAAAATCTAACACCAAAGATTTCTTCCTGTTGCAACACCAAATTGCTTACAATAATTTATGTAGTACGTGACACGAGATCTCACAGCAGCTCGGTTTTTTCCTTTGCATTCATTCCCATTGATGGCCTCGATCGTTGCTCCAAACCCCTTACCAGAAGCAAAGTCCCAATGAACATTTTCCATCCAAAACCACAAGGCAGTTTTGAATGAAACCACTCGGTTTGTAGCCACGATCTCTGGGTTATTGATCCCATCGAACCCAAGGCTCTTTCCGGCTGCACCATAGTTGTAGTTCCATGCAAGTTGCATTGGACCTCTACCATAGTAATGTTTCTTAGGGTTGCATGGATATTGTGAGTCGACTGTGTCACAATAACTTTTCGAACGACCATTTATTTCTTCTATATAACAAAAGTCTGCAAACCAGCATATGTAGATAT includes:
- the LOC111919162 gene encoding uncharacterized protein LOC111919162 translates to MTEPSKVIHVQNVGHEISEAVENVNSIIEPSLIGKSYDDDRDLLFNLLHIVLRWELGHNIMEKIEHTRLCHRLYVYYMLNLLAIVTYPCYFSFNSMSIVYF
- the LOC111919163 gene encoding endochitinase EP3 — translated: MRTTLLFAGVFLAVILLPELAASQKCNCRPHQCCSKYGFCGTTKAYCGKDCRGGACSLPAPPNNVYVPGIVTNAFFNGIVAKSARNCPGRRFYSRDAFLTVIKNYPRFGRSGSIMDSKREIAAFFAHVTYLTKHFCYIEEINGRSKSYCDTVDSQYPCNPKKHYYGRGPMQLAWNYNYGAAGKSLGFDGINNPEIVATNRVVSFKTALWFWMENVHWDFASGKGFGATIEAINGNECKGKNRAAVRSRVTYYINYCKQFGVATGRNLWC